The following are from one region of the Erinaceus europaeus chromosome 22, mEriEur2.1, whole genome shotgun sequence genome:
- the BTBD7 gene encoding BTB/POZ domain-containing protein 7 isoform X3 — MGANASAYPQSCPPRVGGDPQAQQTFIGTSSYSQQGYGCESKLYSLDHGHEKPQDKKKRTSGLATLKKKFIKRRKSTRSADHAKQMRELLSGWDVRDVNALVEEYEGTSALKELSLQASLARPEARTLQRDMADLYEYKYCTDVDLIFQETCFPAHRAILAARCPFFKTLLSSSPEYGAEIMMDINTAGIDTPMFSTLLHYLYTGEFGMDDSRFQNVDILVQLSEEFGTPNSLDVDMRGLFEHMCYYDVVLSFPSDSELVEAFGGNQNCLDEELKAHKAVISARSPFFRNLLQRRIRTGEEITERTLKTPTRIILDESIIPKKYAKVILHCMYTDVVDLSVLHCSPSVGSLGEVQALVAGKPGMTKAEEAMELYHIALFLEFNMLAQGCEDVIAESISLDTLVAVLKWSSHPYGSKWVHRQALHFLCEEFPQVMTSDVFYELSKDHLLAAIQSDYLQSQTY; from the exons ATGGGCGCCAATGCGTCTGCCTACCCCCAGTCATGTCCCCCCAGGGTAGGGGGCGATCCTCAAGCTCAGCAGACTTTCATAG GGACGTCATCCTATTCTCAGCAAGGCTATGGTTGTGAATCAAAGTTATACAGCCTTGACCATGGCCACGAGAAACCACAAGACAAAAAGAAGAGAACCTCTGGCCTTGCCACCCTCAAAAAGAAATTTATCAAGCGTCGGAAATCCACCAGGTCTGCCGATCATGCCAAGCAGATGCGAGAGCTCCTCTCGGGTTGGGATGTCAGGGACGTCAATGCCTTAGTGGAGGAGTACGAGGGGACATCAGCCTTGAAGGAGCTCTCTCTCCAGGCCAGTTTGGCTCGGCCGGAAGCCCGGACATTGCAGAGAGATATGGCTGATCTTTACGAGTACAAATACTGTACTGATGTAGACTTGATATTTCAAGAAACTTGTTTTCCAGCGCATCGTGCCATTTTGGCAGCAAGGTGTCCGTTTTTTAAGACGCTGCTTTCTTCCTCACCTGAGTATGGGGCAGAAATCATGATGGACATCAATACAGCCGGCATAGACACGCCCATGTTTTCCACTTTGCTACACTACCTTTACACAGGAGAGTTTGGGATGGACGACTCAAGGTTTCAAAATGTCGATATCCTCGTTCAGCTCAGTGAAGAATTCGGAACCCCCAATTCCCTCGATGTAGACATGCGCGGGCTctttgagcacatgtgttactacGATGTCGTCCTTAGTTTTCCTTCAGACTCTGAACTGGTGGAAGCTTTTGGTGGCAATCAGAACTGCTTAGATGAAGAACTCAAAGCTCACAAGGCTGTTATTTCAGCACGGTCTCCATTCTTTCGAAATTTATTACAAAGGAGGATACGAACTGGTGAAGAAATCACAGAGCGGACTTTAAAGACTCCCACAAGAATCATATTAGACGAGTCCATTATACCAAAAAAATACGCAAAGGTGATATTACACTGTATGTATACCGATGTGGTGGATCTCTCTGTTCTACACTGTAGCCCCTCTGTGGGGAGTCTCGGTGAAGTTCAGGCTCTTGTGGCAGGGAAGCCAGGCATGACCAAGGCAGAAGAAGCCATGGAACTTTACCACATAGCGCTGTTCTTGGAGTTTAATATGCTTGCACAAG GCTGTGAGGATGTCATTGCCGAGAGCATCTCCTTAGACACCTTAGTCGCCGTCCTCAAGTGGAGCTCTCATCCATACGGCTCCAAGTGGGTGCACCGGCAGGCTTTGCATTTCCTCTGTGAGGAATTTCCCCAGGTCATGACTTCGGATGTTTTTTATGAACTCAGCAAAGACCATCTGCTTGCCGCTATCCAGTCTGACTACCTACAG AGCCAAACTTACTGA